A part of Arachis hypogaea cultivar Tifrunner chromosome 12, arahy.Tifrunner.gnm2.J5K5, whole genome shotgun sequence genomic DNA contains:
- the LOC112728405 gene encoding F-box protein At4g00755-like isoform X1 yields MSEVKNKLDLLQRLGPDMSIKVLTHLDPCDLVRVSTLSRSWHQFVIENGLCKHLCLKMFPELSGVRHVIEVENMIEPVSNMLGSSSNWEYLKRNHKVYAFLACGLSPSISRNCISSAVSASSYNKIREENDVNTLDPRDTSYWSSEGKSDPSVPETLEYMLTSKLCLITEIHVQPFQAYSAKAVRFRMGRARYATKLELSEMCELDFFFADKIFGGPQWTYTSPEFAMLQENCLQKFKLLEPVLCIGDVLQVELLGRVQKKEMDQLFYICISHVQAVGRPLLPAFDVEIDHPSGKCRLKCMSPTRRGASSSHS; encoded by the exons ATGTCTGAAGTGAAAAACAAACTGGATTTATTGCAACGGCTTGGACCAGACATGTCAATAAAGGTTCTCACTCATTTGGACCCTTGTGACCTTGTCCGCGTTTCGACTCTTTCCCGTTCTTGGCACCAATTTG TTATTGAAAATGGCCTTTGCAAGCATCTTTGCTTGAAAATGTTTCCTGAACTATCTGGTGTTAGACATGTCATCGAGGTAGAGAACATGATTGAACCAGTGAGTAACATGCTTGGAAGTTCTTCGAATTGGGAATATCTCAAGAGAAATCATAAAGTCTATGCGTTCCTAGCATGTGGTCTCAGTCCTTCTATCAGCAGAAATTGCATCTCGAGTGCCGTAAGTGCATCCAGCTACAATAAGATCCGCGAAGAAAATGATGTGAATACGTTGGACCCTCGAGATACATCGTACTGGTCTAGTGAAGGGAAAAGTGATCCTTCTGTACCAGAGACTTTAGAATATATGCTAACTTCCAAACTATGTCTAATCACTGAGATTCATGTGCAGCCATTCCAAG CATATTCAGCAAAAGCTGTCCGATTCCGAATGGGCCGTGCAAGATACGCGACAAAGTTAGAGTTATCAGAGATGTGtgaacttgattttttttttgctgataAAATATTTGGGGGTCCTCAATGGACATATACTTCACCTGAATTTGCAATGTTGCAA GAAAACTGCTTGCAGAAATTCAAGCTACTTGAACCTGTTCTGTGCATTGGAGATGTGCTTCAAGTTGAGCTGCTGGGCAGAGTTCAAAAGAAAGAAATGGATCAATTATTTTACATATG CATCTCTCATGTTCAAGCCGTCGGACGGCCACTTTTGCCAGCATTTGATGTCGAAATAGACCATCCATCAGGAAAGTGTAGATTGAAGTGTATGTCTCCAACAAGAAGAGGCGCCTCGAGCAGTCATTCATGA
- the LOC112728405 gene encoding F-box protein At4g00755-like isoform X2 yields MSIKVLTHLDPCDLVRVSTLSRSWHQFVIENGLCKHLCLKMFPELSGVRHVIEVENMIEPVSNMLGSSSNWEYLKRNHKVYAFLACGLSPSISRNCISSAVSASSYNKIREENDVNTLDPRDTSYWSSEGKSDPSVPETLEYMLTSKLCLITEIHVQPFQAYSAKAVRFRMGRARYATKLELSEMCELDFFFADKIFGGPQWTYTSPEFAMLQENCLQKFKLLEPVLCIGDVLQVELLGRVQKKEMDQLFYICISHVQAVGRPLLPAFDVEIDHPSGKCRLKCMSPTRRGASSSHS; encoded by the exons ATGTCAATAAAGGTTCTCACTCATTTGGACCCTTGTGACCTTGTCCGCGTTTCGACTCTTTCCCGTTCTTGGCACCAATTTG TTATTGAAAATGGCCTTTGCAAGCATCTTTGCTTGAAAATGTTTCCTGAACTATCTGGTGTTAGACATGTCATCGAGGTAGAGAACATGATTGAACCAGTGAGTAACATGCTTGGAAGTTCTTCGAATTGGGAATATCTCAAGAGAAATCATAAAGTCTATGCGTTCCTAGCATGTGGTCTCAGTCCTTCTATCAGCAGAAATTGCATCTCGAGTGCCGTAAGTGCATCCAGCTACAATAAGATCCGCGAAGAAAATGATGTGAATACGTTGGACCCTCGAGATACATCGTACTGGTCTAGTGAAGGGAAAAGTGATCCTTCTGTACCAGAGACTTTAGAATATATGCTAACTTCCAAACTATGTCTAATCACTGAGATTCATGTGCAGCCATTCCAAG CATATTCAGCAAAAGCTGTCCGATTCCGAATGGGCCGTGCAAGATACGCGACAAAGTTAGAGTTATCAGAGATGTGtgaacttgattttttttttgctgataAAATATTTGGGGGTCCTCAATGGACATATACTTCACCTGAATTTGCAATGTTGCAA GAAAACTGCTTGCAGAAATTCAAGCTACTTGAACCTGTTCTGTGCATTGGAGATGTGCTTCAAGTTGAGCTGCTGGGCAGAGTTCAAAAGAAAGAAATGGATCAATTATTTTACATATG CATCTCTCATGTTCAAGCCGTCGGACGGCCACTTTTGCCAGCATTTGATGTCGAAATAGACCATCCATCAGGAAAGTGTAGATTGAAGTGTATGTCTCCAACAAGAAGAGGCGCCTCGAGCAGTCATTCATGA